The sequence TATGAGAGAATTtattccaccaaatttgaggagtGGACTCATGATGCACCACCTTATTTTAATTTTAGATGAAGTGATTTATTAAACCAAACACCTCAAAATATTTAGTTTAGTTTTTTTTATTGATACAGCTTTTGCGATGCATCGAGGGGCTGTTTGTTTCCTGTCGTAGGAATCTTGTCTGGGCTAGGCATCGCTCTCAGAGTTCGAGTCGTTCGTTTTTGAGCGTTTGTTGGGGCTGGCAGGCTGGACGCACCTGCCTGGGCCAAGTCGCCATTCAAACAGGCCTTAGACTGATAAGACTCGTTTTTCTCTTCCGTGCAAAGAAGCATTACGAACAAACCAATCTAGGGAAAAAAAAAGGTCGTAAAAACTATTAGCTCCGTTTGTTTCCTTTTATTTTGAGGAATTAAAATCTTACTAATAGAAtaagctatttttttagaatgtaaCATTCCACAACAttacaaagttatcatataagtctatctcaaattcatgtgaTAAGATATAGAAATTGATTATATAGATTTACATGTTATTTtttcgatgtacaacttatagtacAATCTTCTACTTGTgccgctataacataaatgtagtatataagtATTTCTATCATataatttaggataatatacaaataaattacatatataaatatataaacttaaatagttttgtctaaattataattattaaaatgaaatttaattccaacgaaacaaacggtgaCTTAGTATTTTTTGATGCGTTTTTTACCTATACCCTAAATAAAATACCAGTTAAATTAATTTAGGTCCATCCAACAAATGACCCCATGTCCCACACCGAGATGTGTTTTCACGCATCCTATTTTGTATACAAAAAATCTTCATCCATCATATTAAACCGTCCAGTTTTTTCTCCTTATTCTTTCTCTCACACCTAACTACAAAGACGTCCAGATCATCCCACCCTTGCATACTACTCCATCCACGCCCTCACGGCCCCGCGATGCTCTCTCTCCCGTTGTCTTTCTCTTGCTCTGTTCTCTGCCGCCCGCCATGCAGGAGGGAgcaaggcggcggccggcgggggCGTTGGCTCTCCACCGGAGATGTGTGAGGATGGCGGCATGGTGAGCACCTACACAAACAAGTACTTTACTAGTTTTTTTAAGTAAAGTGCCAAGCATTGCATTTCAATTAAAATGTGAAAGAAAATTTAACACCACTGAATCAAGTCCAGGCCGCAACGCTAGAGGTCTGGGCGGCTAACACAAAAGGCCGAATGCAACCGCAGAAACCTGCCAAAATAATCAACCAAGAAGAGACGCGGACTACACGGGTCATCTGAACATCCGTCCCTCATACGTTCCAAATAATAAAAACCACTGTGCCATTGAATTTAGTAATTGATCCTTCAAATGTTCCATATATAATATAAATCATTGTGCCGTTGAATTTAGTAATTGATCCTTCAAAGGTTCCATATAATATAAATCATTGTGCCATTGAATTTAAGCCATTGGTCTTTGTGAACTTTTTCAGCAACCTCTTCCCAAGTCTCCTCTGGACATTCGAGCTGTCCAAAGCTGTTACCCTCCTTGATTAGCACTTGAGACCTGACTTCAAATTGATTTAGCAAAGGGGACGTCATCAATCAAGACGAAAAGAGAACGCCAAAAACGATGCTTTGGCCCACACACCAAGTACATAATAAGAACAAGACCTGTCAAACACATAGCATTACATATAGTGCCTGAATGCGCTGAGATGTCATAGTAGTGCCTAGCAGTGTTTGATATGTTTCCTCAGATACCTATTTCTACATTCCAACCAACAAGCATTAAGCAGTGACACAAACTGCACATCCATGGTTGGAAAGTTGAAGCTTCAGTACTTCAGTGCTGGCTTCTGCGTTGGCAGAAGTCCAAATCTCTTCTTCAACAGGTACCGCTGGCGAGAGTACTTGTCATCTGGTGAGAAGCGAGCTGCACCACGAGGAAATATTTCAGCAAATCATGATGCGAGGTCCATGGGAACCTGAATTATTATTCTTGTTAAACAATCAAGACCACAAATTCCACACGTTTCAGTTCTGCAGGTTTCATCTTCGTTTGGTCCTAGACATCCACAATACAAG is a genomic window of Zea mays cultivar B73 chromosome 5, Zm-B73-REFERENCE-NAM-5.0, whole genome shotgun sequence containing:
- the LOC118472080 gene encoding H/ACA ribonucleoprotein complex subunit 3-like protein; translation: MYLQYYINEKGDKVYTTKKESPLGVPTQSAHPARFSPDDKYSRQRYLLKKRFGLLPTQKPALKY